TCTGGTTGAATCGATGATCGGCCTGGTCAGGGAAAGTGCGGCGGAAAACGGTATAACGCGCGTATCGGTTGTAAAACTGGTCGTCGGCAGGCTTGTTATGGCACAGCCGGAACTGTTAAGGTTTTCTTTCGATGTTTTAAAAGAGAAAACGGTACTTGAAGGAGCCTCCCTGGAAATAGAAGAAAGACCTGTAATGATGCGCTGCAGGGGGTGCGGGAATTCCTTGTACCCGGAGTATGTGGAATTTATCTGCCCGTCCTGCGGTGAGACGCTGGAAGTAATAACGGGGAAGGAACTATATATCGAACATTACGAAGGCGATTCGTAACGCCGGATCTACGCAACATGGTAAGAAAGAATAACCACAGAGACACAGAGCACACGGAGGGGAAAACCAAAGAAGGGTTATTTAATTTTATTGAGTCTTGATATTTCTGTTCTCTGTGAACTTTGTGCCTCTGTGGTGGAATGTTATTGGTTCCGGCTTATCCGGGTTGGGGGATGAATAAGTTGAAGGTAGTCATGGGGCAGCGTCTCCTGCGGGCGAATGACGAGGCGGCGCGGGAGAACCGGGAGCGTTTTGCGAAAAGCGGCGTTTTTGTTGTGAACCTTATCAGTTCGCCCGGAACGGGCAAGACCACACTGTTGGAGCAGACAATCAGGCGGATGCGGGACGCCTGTAAAATAGGGGTAATCGAAGGAGACATATATACCACCCGGGACGCCCGGCGCATAGCGGACCAGGGGGTGGAGGTGGTCCAGATAAACACCGCCGGCGTCTGTCACCTTGACGCCCCGATGATCGCACGGTCTCTGGAGGAACTTGAAGGGGACGGTTACGATTTGTTGTTCATCGAAAACGTAGGGAACCTGGTCTGCCCGGCGGAGTTTGACCTCGGAGAGGACGCGAAAGTCGCCCTGCTCAGTGTTACAGAAGGCGGCGACAAGCCCGAAAAGTACCCGCTGGTGTTTCAGGAGGCGCAGGCGGTGGTTGTCACTAAGTCCGATCTTTTGCCGTATACCGATTTTGACCTTGAATCCGTGGGGCAGGAATTGAGTGCGATTAGTCCCGGTATTAAGATTATGGTGGTTTCGGCCAAAACCGGAGAAGGGATAAAGGAATGGTGCCGATGGCTGGAAGAAAGGGCTCTGCAAAAACGGGCGGGAAAATTCGCTACCGGATAACCGTTAAGGGAACAGTTCAGGGCGTAGGATTTCGTCCTTTTGTTTACAACGTCGCGCAGTCGCTCGGCCTGGGCGGGTTCGTGCTTAACGACGCCCGCGGTGTGATCATCGAGGCGGAGGGAGAGGCGGAGAAATTGGCGTGGCTGATCGAGGCGCTGCACAAACGCCCTCCGAGGCTGGCGAGGATCGCTTCAATCGATCGGGAAGAGCTGAGCCCGGCCGGTTACTCCCGGTTCGAGATTATCCACAGCGCGGACGAAGAGGAGAAAGAGGCCCTCGTCCCGCCGGACGTCGCCCTTTGTTCGGATTGTGCGAGGGAAACGTTCGATCCGAAGAACAGGCACTACAGGTATCCGTTTACCAACTGTACAAACTGCGGACCGCGCTTCACAATCATCACCGAAGTGCCTTACGACCGCCGGCAGACCTCAATGGCCGAATTTGCGATGTGCCCGGACTGTGCCCGGGAATACGACGACCCGGCGGACCGGCGTTTTCACGCCCAACCCGTCGCCTGTCCGGCTTGCGGGCCGCAGGTGGAGCTGTTGAACGCGGACGGGAAACCGGTGCCGGGTGACTGGTGGGAAAACTGCTGGCGGATACTTAATGACGGGAAAATCCTTGCGGTTAAAAGCCTCGGGGGATTTCA
This window of the Bacillota bacterium genome carries:
- the hypA gene encoding hydrogenase maturation nickel metallochaperone HypA, yielding MHEFSLVESMIGLVRESAAENGITRVSVVKLVVGRLVMAQPELLRFSFDVLKEKTVLEGASLEIEERPVMMRCRGCGNSLYPEYVEFICPSCGETLEVITGKELYIEHYEGDS
- the hypB gene encoding hydrogenase nickel incorporation protein HypB — protein: MNKLKVVMGQRLLRANDEAARENRERFAKSGVFVVNLISSPGTGKTTLLEQTIRRMRDACKIGVIEGDIYTTRDARRIADQGVEVVQINTAGVCHLDAPMIARSLEELEGDGYDLLFIENVGNLVCPAEFDLGEDAKVALLSVTEGGDKPEKYPLVFQEAQAVVVTKSDLLPYTDFDLESVGQELSAISPGIKIMVVSAKTGEGIKEWCRWLEERALQKRAGKFATG